The following proteins come from a genomic window of Trifolium pratense cultivar HEN17-A07 linkage group LG4, ARS_RC_1.1, whole genome shotgun sequence:
- the LOC123921225 gene encoding calcium-transporting ATPase 9, plasma membrane-type-like, which produces MTTSNGHHTVTISAAHDNNDDDENLPPSNNNRRDDDNGDGDNGDEQIDPDDPFDITQTKNASHETLRRWRQAALVLNASRRFRYTLDLKGEEEKQQKKSLIRAHAQVIRAALLFRLAGERELVISPEATPPPQTSVGDYGVELEQLASMSKDQNISALQQYGGVKGLSNLLKSNPDKGISGDDADLLKRKNAFGTNTYPRKKGRSFWRFLWEAWQDLTLIILIIAAAVSLVLGIKTEGLSEGWYDGGSIAFAVLLVIVVTAVSDYRQSLQFQNLNAEKQNIQLEVIRGGRTIKISIFDIVVGDVIPLKIGDQVPADGVVITSHSLAIDESSMTGESKIVHKDHKAPFFMSGCKVADGVGVMLVTGVGINTEWGLLMASISEDTGEETPLQVRLNGVATFIGIVGLTVAVSVLAVLLGRYFSGHTNDLNGNPEFVAGRTSISDAVDGVIKIFTIAVTIVVVAVPEGLPLAVTLTLAYSMRKMMADKALVRRLSACETMGSATTICSDKTGTLTLNQMTVVEAYAGRNKLNPPDDSSLLHPEALSLINESIAQNSTGNVFLSKDGGEVEVSGSPTEKAILSWAVKLGMNFDLIRSNSTVLHVFPFNSEKKRGGVALKLVDSGVHIHWKGAAEIVLGACTQYLDSNGHLQSLEEEKNFFKEAIDDMAARSLRCVAIAYRSYDLEKVPSNEQDLDQWSLPEDELILLAIVGIKDPCRPSVKDAVRVCTDAGVKVRMVTGDNLQTAKAIALECGILASIEDAVEPNIIEGKVFRELSEKEREQVAKKITVMGRSSPNDKLLLVQALRKGGEVVAVTGDGTNDAPALHEADIGLSMGIQGTEVAKESSDIIILDDNFASVVKVVRWGRSVYANIQKFIQFQLTVNVAALVINVVAAISSGDVPLNAVQLLWVNLIMDTLGALALATEPPTDHLMHRSPVGRREPLITNIMWRNLIVQALYQVVVLLVLNFAGESILPKQDTRAHDFQVKNTLIFNAFVMCQIFNEFNARKPDEMNVFRGVTKNRLFMGIVGVTFILQIIIIEFLGKFASTVRLDWKLWLASFLIGIVSWPLAIAGKLIPVPKTPLSRYFLRPLRRLRRSRSAQ; this is translated from the exons ATGACTACCTCCAACGGCCACCACACCGTTACTATCTCCGCCGCTCATGACAACAACGATGACGACGAAAATCTCCCTCCTTCCAATAACAACCGCCGTGATGATGATAATGGTGATGGCGACAACGGCGATGAACAAATCGATCCTGATGATCCTTTCGATATTACTCAAACTAAGAATGCTTCTCATGAGACTCTTCGCCGTTGGAGA CAAGCAGCACTGGTGCTCAATGCGTCCAGGCGATTTAGATATACTCTGGATTTAAAAGGTGAAGAGGAAAAACAGCAAAAGAAGAGCTTAATTAGAGCACATGCACAAGTCATAAGA GCTGCACTTCTTTTCAGATTGGCCGGCGAACGCGAGCTAG TGATAAGTCCAGAAGCTACACCCCCACCTCAAACTTCAGTCGGTGACTATGGGGTTGAGCTAGAACAACTTGCTTCGATGTCTAAGGATCAGAATATTTCTGCTTTACAGCAATATGGTGGG GTTAAAGgcctatcaaatttactaaaatcAAATCCAGATAAAGGAATTAGTGGAGATGATGCTGATCTATTGAAAAGGAAAAATGCATTTGGAACTAATACATATCCTCGAAAAAAAGGGAGAAGTTTCTGG AGGTTTTTATGGGAAGCTTGGCAAGATCTGACTCTCATAATATTGATTATAGCAGCTGCAGTGTCATTGGTACTTGGAATAAAAACAGAG GGTTTGAGTGAAGGATGGTATGATGGAGGAAGCATTGCTTTTGCAGTTTTACTTGTTATTGTAGTAACAG CTGTCAGTGATTATCGACAATCTCTGCAATTTCAGAATTTGAATGCAGAGAAACAAAATATACAATTGGAG GTCATTAGAGGTGGGAGaacaattaaaatatcaatatttGATATTGTTGTTGGTGATGTTATACCCCTTAAAATAGGAGATCAG GTTCCTGCTGATGGAGTAGTAATCACAAGCCACTCACTTGCAATTGATGAATCCAGTATGACGGGTGAAAGCAAGATT GTTCATAAGGATCACAAAGCACCCTTTTTTATGTCTGGTTGCAAAGTAGCAGATGGAGTTGGCGTTATGCTG GTAACTGGTGTTGGTATTAATACTGAGTGGGGATTGTTGATGGCAAGTATCTCAGAGGACACCGGAGAAGAGACTCCATTACAG GTACGTTTGAATGGAGTGGCAACTTTTATAGGTATAGTTGGGCTTACTGTTGCTGTTTCAGTGCTTGCAGTCCTCTTGGGCAG ATACTTTTCTGGCCACACAAATGATTTAAATGGAAATCCTGAATTTGTTGCCGGAAGGACTAGCATTAGTGATGCAGTTGATGGGGTCATCAAAATTTTTACGATTGCA GTCACAATTGTAGTTGTTGCAGTGCCTGAGGGTCTACCTTTGGCTGTTACTTTAAC CCTGGCATACTCAATGCGGAAAATGATGGCAGATAAAGCCTTG GTACGAAGGCTGTCAGCCTGCGAAACTATGGGCTCTGCTACAACAATTTGCAGTGATAAGACAGGAACATTGACGTTAAATCAG ATGACTGTTGTTGAGGCATATGCTGGGAGGAACAAGCTAAATCCACCAGATGACTCTTCACTGTTGCATCCAGAAGCATTATCTCTGATAAATGAAAGCATTGCACAGAATTCAACCGGAAATGTTTTTTTGTCGAAG GATGGTGGAGAGGTAGAGGTGTCAGGATCACCGACGGAGAAGGCCATTCTGTCATGGGCAGTCAAG TTGGGTATGAATTTTGATCTTATCAGATCTAATTCAACAGTTCTTCACGTCTTTCCATTCAATTCTGAGAAAAAAAGAGGTGGTGTTGCTCTGAAGCTG GTGGACTCTGGAGTGCATATACACTGGAAAGGAGCTGCAGAAATAGTTCTAGGAGCATGTACCCAATATCTTGATTCAAACGGTCACTTGCAATCCCTTGAAGAAGAGAAG AATTTTTTCAAGGAGGCTATTGATGACATGGCTGCTCGCAGCTTGCGTTGTGTTGCCATTGCATACAGATCATATGATTTAGAAAAAGTTCCATCTAATGAGCAGGATTTAGACCAATGGTCCTTACCAGAAGATGAGCTTATTTTACTTGCTATTGTTGGAATCAAG GATCCTTGTCGCCCTAGTGTCAAAGATGCTGTGAGAGTATGCACTGACGCTGGTGTTAAG GTACGCATGGTTACTGGGGACAACCTTCAAACAGCAAAGGCAATAGCTCTGGAGTGTGGGATACTGGCTTCAATTGAAGATGCTGTTGAGCCAAATATAATTGAAGGAAAGGTATTCCGGGAGCTATCTGAAAAAGAAAGGGAACAGGTTGCCAAGAAAATCACG GTGATGGGCAGGTCATCTCCTAACGACAAGCTTTTGCTTGTGCAAGCACTACGTAAAGGAGGTGAAGTGGTTGCTGTCACAGGAGATGGCACCAATGATGCCCCTGCACTACACGAG GCAGATATTGGTCTTTCTATGGGCATCCAAGGAACTGAAGTTGCAAAAGAAAGCTCAGATATTATAATCTTGGATGATAACTTTGCATCAGTTGTAAAG GTTGTCCGCTGGGGCCGCTCTGTATATGCTAATATTCAGAAATTTATCCAGTTCCAGCTTACTGTCAATGTTGCTGCGCTTGTAATAAATGTTGTGGCAGCAATAAGTTCTGGTGATGTTCCTTTAAATGCAGTACAG CTTTTGTGGGTCAACCTTATCATGGACACACTTGGGGCCCTTGCACTGGCTACCGAACCACCAACAGACCACCTAATGCACAGATCACCTGTTGGTCGAAG GGAACCACTTATAACAAATATCATGTGGAGAAACTTGATCGTACAG GCTCTTTATCAAGTTGTAGTTCTTCTTGTTCTGAACTTCGCCGGCGAAAGTATTCTACCTAAGCAAGATACTAGAGCCCATGACTTTCAAGTGAAGAATACTTTGATATTCAATGCATTCGTCATGTGCCAA ATATTCAATGAGTTCAATGCTCGGAAACCAGATGAAATGAATGTCTTCCGAGGAGTGACTAAGAACCGTCTCTTCATGGGAATTGTTGGAGTAACCTTTATACTTCAG ATAATCATCATCGAGTTCCTTGGAAAATTCGCCTCAACAGTGAGACTTGACTGGAAGCTGTGGCTTGCTTCTTTTTTAATTGGTATTGTCAG CTGGCCTCTTGCTATAGCTGGAAAATTAATTCCAGTTCCCAAAACACCGTTGTCGCGTTACTTCTTAAGGCCACTCAGGCGGTTGAGGAGGTCTCGTTCAGCACAATAG